The Coleofasciculus chthonoplastes PCC 7420 sequence GCATACAGCAAGGCGACGGTGATGTCTTGAGTTTTTTGCGCCTCACACCATTGGCGATAGGATTGGGTCAGGGGAATTAGGCTGTAGCGTACCAATTGCCCATGACCTGTAGCATAAAGCCTTGCTTGCACTTCCTCTATCTTATCCAGCGCCTTTTCCACCTGTCGCGCATGGGGCGCCATCACGCAATCGAAATAATAGCGGCGATGTTCGCTAATTGTCGTCCAGCCTTCATCCATGACTTGATCCCCACACAGATGGGCACCAAATAATTTATCGGTAAATAGAACTTCGGTGTGGGGGTCGTAGGTACACAGGGCATCGGGCCAACGGGGATTCGGGGTGGGGATAAATTGCAGGTGATGACCCTTACCTAAATCCAAGGTTTCATCGCCCCGTACCACCGTTATTTTTAAATCCGGTGCATCTAAGATACCACGCAGCGCGATCGCACCGGGATTGGAACAGACAAATTGTATCTGAGGGGCGAGTTTGAGTAAGGCTTTTAGGGTAACGCCTCGGTTGGGATTGACGTGACCGAGGATGACATACTCGATTTGTTTGGGGTCAATTCGGCGTTGGAGTTCGGTTAAAAAGATTTCGGTGAAGGATTCCCCTGGAGGGTCAATCAGGGCGATTTTCTCGGCTTGGATGAGATAGGAATTGGCGGTGGTGCCGCGTTGGAGGGCGTATTCGATTTCAAATTTGAGTCTATCCCAAGTTCGGGAACGGAGAACGGTGGTGTCGGAGGCGATGGGGAGGACTTGAACGTCGCGAGGGGTAGGAGGGTTCATGGTTTAGTTTGGGGTGAAGGGTTTTTTTAACGCAGAGGGGCGCAGAGGAAAGCGCAGAGGGGCGCAGAGGGGGTTAGAGGGGGTTGATGCTGCGTTTGAGGTTCATGGGTGAGTTGGGGGTTGGGGGTGAAGGGTTTTTTTAACGCAGAGGGGCGCAGAGGGAAGCGCAGAGGTTCGCAGAGGGGGTTAGAGGTGGTTGACGACTCGTTTGATGCCGTCTTTGAGATGGATGACGTTGAAGTTGATTAGGAGTCCGAGTTTTTGGTGGGAGAGTTTGAGGTAGGTTAGGAGTTGGGCGGTGTGGATGGGATGCAGGGTGTCAACGGCTTTGAGTTCAACCATGACTTTGTTTTCGACGAGGAGATCGACTCGATATCCACATTCGAGGCGAATCTCTTCATAGACTAAGGGTAATGGTTTCTGGGGTTCAAAGTTTAAGCCAGCCTTGTTCAGTTCATACCTCAAACAAGCTTCGTAGGCTGACTCCAATAAACCCGGTCCCAACGCCGTGTGTACCTTCATCGCCAACCCAATCACTTTTCCCGACACCTCATTTTCAGTCATCCTCTGCGTACCTCTGCGTTGACCTCTGCGTACCTCTGCGTTTAATAATAATTCCCCACTTTACGATGATGAACCGCCGTTAATGCATCCGCCTTAGACACTCGTCCAGTATCCACAGAGGCGTAGACAATCCAATGGTCACTCAACTCCATCCGACTTTCCACCTTACATTCCACATACGCCAACGCATCGGTGAGAATCGGTGATCCATTCGTCGCTGTTTGCGTGTTCACTCCTTCAAACCGATCGGCACCAGGGGGAAAACGCTTGAGGAAGTGCTTCATTAATGCCTGATAATTGCCCTCTTGTAGAATATTCAGCACAAAGCGATCGCTAACTTGCATCAAAGACTCAATCGCCCGATCTTTAGCGACGGCGATGGTTAAGCCGAGGGGTTTGAAGCTGGCTTGGGATACCCAGGAGGCTAACATGGCACTTTTAATGTCACCTTTTTGGGCGGTAATAATATAAAGTCCGCCGCTGATCCGTCCTAGGGCTTTTTCTAGGTCA is a genomic window containing:
- a CDS encoding GxxExxY protein: MTENEVSGKVIGLAMKVHTALGPGLLESAYEACLRYELNKAGLNFEPQKPLPLVYEEIRLECGYRVDLLVENKVMVELKAVDTLHPIHTAQLLTYLKLSHQKLGLLINFNVIHLKDGIKRVVNHL